Genomic segment of Tindallia magadiensis:
AAAACAGCTTGGTTTCTCGTGCTTGGTATTATCGGATTTCTATATATTGCTTCTTCTATTCCTGGCTTAAGAGTACTTCCAGTCCTCAGACAGCTCACCCATATCGCTACGGGCTTTGACTATATCTTCCAAAGTCTGTCCGAGTGGATTGCCAAAAGAATACCTTTAGACTTTGGGGAGTTAGCGTATATTGATGCTGTTATGAGAGATTTTCTTACTTATATTCGTGAAAATCCAGTTCTTATAGAGTTCTTCCTTCGAAAGCTAGCACATGTGATCATCTTTTTCTTTCTTACTATTGCTATCTTTTTCCTTCTTTATCAATATATTTCTAAAGCCAGTATTGCTATAGCGCTTTCATTTTTTCTAGGTTTTATCCTAGCCGTTTTAGATGAGTTCAGACAATCTTTTGTACCTGGAAGAGTTGCAAG
This window contains:
- a CDS encoding VanZ family protein; this encodes MRKTAWFLVLGIIGFLYIASSIPGLRVLPVLRQLTHIATGFDYIFQSLSEWIAKRIPLDFGELAYIDAVMRDFLTYIRENPVLIEFFLRKLAHVIIFFFLTIAIFFLLYQYISKASIAIALSFFLGFILAVLDEFRQSFVPGRVASAVDVFIDMIGVSLGILVILFALIITSGERYRFFKHQKMKEKSFYPKVNKHPRLTGRYKKYQ